One stretch of Bombus pascuorum chromosome 14, iyBomPasc1.1, whole genome shotgun sequence DNA includes these proteins:
- the LOC132914207 gene encoding puff-specific protein Bx42, with translation MSLASLLPTPSQVVWDREDEAREQKLRQRPVSALVKAVVTAPPYGQRKGFVPRNPEDFGDGGAFPEIHVAQYPLGMGMKGKETTSNALAVQLDAQGKVKYDVVARQGHSKDKIVYSKLSDLLPSEITSEEDPSLQRPPNEEIDELTEKTKKALEKITRSKIAAAMPVRCAEKQAPAQYIRYTPSQQGQSFNSGAKQRVIRMVEAQIDPLEPPKFKINKKIPRGPPSPPAPVMHSPTRKVTVKEQKEWKIPPCISNWKNAKGYTIPLDKRLAADGRGLQQVHINENFAKLAEALYIADRKAREAVEMRAQLEKKLAQKEKEKKEDHLRQLAQKAREERAGLKSAAMDKSEESRERDQLRQERHKDRARERNLARAAPDKRSRLQRERERDISEQIALGLPAKSIPNTGEAQFDQRLFNTSKGMDSGYGHDDEYNVYDKPWKDSNSIGSHIYRPSKNIDKDTYGDDLEKLVKTNRFVPDKEFSGTDRSTTRSGPVQFEKDEEDPFGLDQFLKQAKRASSSTTTTTKRKEEREQRRDDREKRRKH, from the exons ATGTCGTTAGCAAG CTTATTACCTACACCATCTCAGGTCGTGTGGGATAGAGAAGATGAAGCAAGGGAACAGAAATTACGACAGAGACCTGTATCTGCTCTTGTCAAAGCTGTCGTTACTGCTCCACCATATGGCCAACGTAAAGGATTTGTGCCAAGAAATCCAGAA GATTTTGGAGATGGTGGAGCATTTCCAGAGATTCATGTAGCCCAATATCCACTTGGGATGGGAATGAAGGGAAAAGAAACTACCAGTAATGCTTTAGCAGTACAGCTTGATGCTCaaggaaaagtaaaatatgaTGTTGTTGCTAGACAAGGCCACTCTAAGGATAAG ATAGTGTACAGCAAACTGAGTGACTTATTACCTTCAGAAATTACAAGCGAGGAAGATCCTAGTTTGCAACGCCCACCCAATGAAGAAATTGATGAACTCACAGAAAAAACTAAAAAGGCTTTAGAGAAGATAACAAGATCAAAGATAGCTGCAGCAATGCCAGTAAGATGCGCGGAGAAACAAGCTCCTGCGCAATACATTCGATATACACCTTCCCAACAAGGACAATCATTTAATTCTGGGGCTAAACAAAGGGTTATTAGAATGGTGGAGGCTCAGATAGATCCTTTAGAACCACCAAAATTCAA aattaataaaaaaataccgCGAGGTCCTCCATCACCTCCAGCACCAGTGATGCACTCGCCTACGCGGAAAGTAACAGTGAAAGAACAGAAGGAATGGAAAATACCGCCCTGTATTAGTAACTGGAAAAATGCGAAA GGATATACGATCCCGCTCGATAAACGATTAGCTGCAGACGGTCGTGGGTTGCAGCAGGTTCACATAAATGAGAACTTTGCTAAACTGGCTGAGGCTCTTTATATAGCAGATAGGAAAGCTCGAGAGGCGGTAGAAATGCGAGCACAGCTTGAGAAAAAACTTGCtcagaaggaaaaagagaaaaaagaggacCATCTGAGACAACTAGCGCAGAAAGCTAGGGAAGAACGTGCTGGTTTAAAATCAGCAGCAATGG ATAAATCGGAGGAGTCGCGGGAAAGAGATCAACTCAGGCAAGAACGACACAAGGATCGTGCTCGAGAGCGGAATTTGGCGCGTGCTGCACCTGATAAGCGTTCTAGATTGCAACGTGAACGAGAACGCGACATCAGTGAACAGATTGCACTCGGTTTACCAGCAAAGAGTATTCCTAATACCGGAGAAGCACAGTTTGACCAAAGATTGTTCAACACTAGCAAAGGAATGGATAGTGGATACGGGCATGATGATGAATATAATGTTTATGACAAACCTTGGAAAGATTCTAACTCTATCGGCTCTCATATATACCGTCCtagtaaaaatattgataaagaTACTTACGGAGATGATTTGGAGAAGCTTGTTAAAACGAACAG ATTTGTTCCGGATAAGGAATTCAGTGGAACTGATAGATCAACGACACGCTCAGGACCAGTACAGTTCGAGAAGGACGAGGAAGATCCTTTTGGTTTAGATCAATTCTTGAAGCAAGCCAAGCGTGCGAGCAGTTCTACTACCACAACAACAAAACGCAAAGAGGAGCGGGAACAACGGAGAGACGATCGcgaaaaacgaaggaaacatTAA
- the LOC132914216 gene encoding NAD-dependent protein deacylase Sirt4 isoform X2 yields the protein MLKSFINSHNNMCILTGAGVSTESGIPDYRSEGVGLYARSNRRPVLYRDFCNSAEIRRRYWARNYIGWPRFSSVKVNIVHEILKKLEDHNKIRCIVTQNVDNLHTKAGSKKVIELHGTAFKVMCLNCNERICRYQLQEILDRMNPNMTGTSEMIRPDGDVDISQEQVERFKIPPCENCGGVLKPDMIFFGDNVPRQIVESVRYNVEHSDSLLILGTTLTTFSGYRIALQASHAKKPIAIVNIGKTRADDLAQIKVEGRCGDILSRIYSMIDQHEECMEC from the exons ATGTTAAAGAGTTTTATCAATAGTCACAATAATATGTGCATATTAACAGGAGCAGGAGTATCCACAGAAAGTGGTATTCCTGATTATAGATCTGAAGGCGTTGGCCTTTATGCAAGAAGCAATCGCAGACCAGTTCTTTACAGAGACTTTTGTAACAGCGCTGAGATTAGAAGGCGATATTGGGCTCGAAATTATATAGGTTGGCCAag attttcttctgttaaagtaaatattgtacatgaaatactaaaaaaattagaagatcATAACAAAATAAGATGTATCGTTACACAAAATGTTGACAACTTGCACACAAAAGCAGGCAGCAAAAAAGTGATAGAGTTACATGGGACAGCATTTAAAGTAATGTGTCTCAACTGTAATGAAAGAATATGTAGATATCAATTGCAAGAAATTTTAGATAGAATGAATCCAAACATGACAGGGACTAGTGAAATGATAAGACCCGATGGAGATGTGGATATATCGCaa GAGCAAGtagaaagatttaaaattcCACCATGTGAAAATTGTGGTGGTGTTCTTAAGCCGGACATGATCTTCTTTGGGGACAATGTCCCGCGTCAAATTGTAGAAAGTGTCAGATATAATGTCGAGCATTCAGATTCTCTACTAATTTTGGGTACAACACTAACTACATTTTCTGGCTATCGAATTGCGTTGCAAGCTAGCCATGCTAAAAAGCCAATAGCTATAGTGAATATTGGAAAAACTAGAGCGGACGACCTCGCGCAAATCAAAGTGGAAGGTAGATGTGGCGATATTTTATCGAGAATTTACTCAATGATTGATCAACATGAGGAATGTATGGAATGTTAA
- the LOC132914209 gene encoding T-complex protein 1 subunit zeta, whose translation MAAISLLNPKAEFARAAQALAVNISAAKGIQDVMRTNLGPKGTMKMLVSGAGDIKITKDGNVLLHEMQIQHPTASLIARASTAQDDITGDGTTSTVLVIGELLKQADIYISEGLHPRMLTEGFELARVKTLEVLDSLKIMIEPTKENLMSIARTSLRTKVHPTVADKLTEVCVDAILTIRQKDQEIDLHMVELMEMQHRTAADTNLVRGIVTDHGSRHPDMPKKVENAYILTCNVSLEYEKSEVNSGFFYKTAEEREKLVAAEREFIDNRVRKIIELKKKLCDGTDKSFVVINQKGIDPPSLDMLARENILALRRAKRRNMERLALACGGTAMNSFDDLTEEHLGWAGLVYEHVLGETKYTFIEECKKPNSVTILLKGPNKYTLEQLKDAVRDGLRAIKNAIDDRAVIPGAGAFEVAASQVLHQYKEKVKGKQRLGVQAYAEALLVIPKTLAVNSGFDAQDTIVKLLEERSTLGEAVGLDISSGEALKPTDAGIYDNYNVKKQIINSCTIIASNLLLVDEIMRAGLSSLKG comes from the exons ATGGCAGCGATTAGTTTGTTAAATCCCAAAGCTGAGTTTGCTAGAGCTGCTCAGGCTTTGGCTGTCAATATATCAGCCGCAAAAGGAATTCAAGATGTGATGAGAACGAATCTTGGGCCGAAAGGCACCATGaagat GTTGGTGTCTGGAGCAGGTGACATTAAAATCACAAAAGATGGAAATGTATTATTGCATGAAATGCAAATTCAACATCCAACAGCATCTCTGATTGCTCGAGCATCCACTGCTCAAGACGATATTACTGGTGATGGCACAACTAGTACAGTATTAGTCATTGGAGAGCTTCTAAAACAAgctgatatttatatatccgAGGGTCTTCATCCTAGAATGCTCACAGAAGGTTTTGAACTGGCTAGAGTAAAAACTTTGGAAGTATTAGACTCCTTGAAGATTATGATTGAGCCCACAAAGGAAAATCTAATGAGCATTGCTAGAACATCGCTTAGAACTAAAGTCCATCCTACTGTAGCTGACAAACTAACAGAAGTCTGTGTGGATGCAATTTTGACTATTAGACAGAAAGATCAAGAAATCGATCTCCATATGGTTGAATTAATGGAAATGCAGCATAGAACTGCAGCAGATACTAACTTAGTTCGTGGTATTGTAACTGACCATGGATCTAGACATCCAGATATGCCTAAGAAAGTAGAGAATGCTTACATACTAACTTGCAATGTTAGTTTGGAATATGAAAAGAGTGAG GTTAATAGTGGGTTCTTTTACAAAACTGCTGAAGAGCGTGAGAAATTGGTAGCTGCAGAACGTGAATTCATCGATAATCGggtaagaaaaataatcgaactgaaaaagaaattatgtgACGGAACGGACAAGTCGTTCGTCGTCATAAATCAGAAAGGCATTGACCCACCATCCTTGGATATGCTTGCGCGGGAAAATATTTTGGCTTTGCGCAGAGCAAAACGTAGAAATATGGAACGTTTAGCACTGGCCTGTGGTGGAACAGCTATGAATTCCTTTGATGACTTAACAGAAGAACACTTAGGATGGGCTGGACTCGTATACGAACATGTATTG ggagaaacaaaatatacatttattgaaGAATGCAAGAAACCAAATTCCGTAACAATCCTGCTGAAG GGCCCAAATAAATACACTTTAGAGCAATTGAAAGACGCTGTAAGAGATGGTCTAAGAGCTATTAAAAATGCTATTGACGATCGCGCGGTTATTCCTGGTGCTGGTGCTTTCGAAGTAGCTGCTAGTCAAGTACTCCATCAGTATAAAGAAAAAGTGAAAGGAAAACAACGCTTGGGTGTACAAGCTTATGCAGAAGCTTTACTCGTCATTCCAAAAACTCTTG CTGTAAATAGTGGATTTGATGCACAGGATACAATTGTTAAGTTATTAGAAGAAAGGTCTACATTAGGTGAAGCGGTAGGATTAGATATTTCTTCAGGTGAAGCATTGAAACCCACGGATGCTGgtatttatgataattacaatgtgaagaaacaaattattaattcatg caCGATTATTGCCAGTAATCTCCTTCTGGTTGATGAAATTATGAGAGCAGGATTATCGTCTCTGAAAGGTTAA
- the LOC132914216 gene encoding NAD-dependent protein deacylase Sirt4 isoform X1, which translates to MFKINVICVKSCKTVNTIGILLYRSYTSDFAFVPKCEPVEDRDLLMLKSFINSHNNMCILTGAGVSTESGIPDYRSEGVGLYARSNRRPVLYRDFCNSAEIRRRYWARNYIGWPRFSSVKVNIVHEILKKLEDHNKIRCIVTQNVDNLHTKAGSKKVIELHGTAFKVMCLNCNERICRYQLQEILDRMNPNMTGTSEMIRPDGDVDISQEQVERFKIPPCENCGGVLKPDMIFFGDNVPRQIVESVRYNVEHSDSLLILGTTLTTFSGYRIALQASHAKKPIAIVNIGKTRADDLAQIKVEGRCGDILSRIYSMIDQHEECMEC; encoded by the exons atgtttaaaataaatgttatatgtGTAAAGTCATGTAAGACTGTTAATACAATAGGGATATTATTAT ataGATCATATACATCAGATTTTGCATTTGTCCCAAAATGTGAACCTGTGGAAGACAGAGATTTGTTGATGTTAAAGAGTTTTATCAATAGTCACAATAATATGTGCATATTAACAGGAGCAGGAGTATCCACAGAAAGTGGTATTCCTGATTATAGATCTGAAGGCGTTGGCCTTTATGCAAGAAGCAATCGCAGACCAGTTCTTTACAGAGACTTTTGTAACAGCGCTGAGATTAGAAGGCGATATTGGGCTCGAAATTATATAGGTTGGCCAag attttcttctgttaaagtaaatattgtacatgaaatactaaaaaaattagaagatcATAACAAAATAAGATGTATCGTTACACAAAATGTTGACAACTTGCACACAAAAGCAGGCAGCAAAAAAGTGATAGAGTTACATGGGACAGCATTTAAAGTAATGTGTCTCAACTGTAATGAAAGAATATGTAGATATCAATTGCAAGAAATTTTAGATAGAATGAATCCAAACATGACAGGGACTAGTGAAATGATAAGACCCGATGGAGATGTGGATATATCGCaa GAGCAAGtagaaagatttaaaattcCACCATGTGAAAATTGTGGTGGTGTTCTTAAGCCGGACATGATCTTCTTTGGGGACAATGTCCCGCGTCAAATTGTAGAAAGTGTCAGATATAATGTCGAGCATTCAGATTCTCTACTAATTTTGGGTACAACACTAACTACATTTTCTGGCTATCGAATTGCGTTGCAAGCTAGCCATGCTAAAAAGCCAATAGCTATAGTGAATATTGGAAAAACTAGAGCGGACGACCTCGCGCAAATCAAAGTGGAAGGTAGATGTGGCGATATTTTATCGAGAATTTACTCAATGATTGATCAACATGAGGAATGTATGGAATGTTAA